TACTTATTGGTTGTCTCAATGTCCCGACTGGCTGTCTGAGCATCCTGACTGGTGTTGGTGCTATGACTTACTGATTCAGGGCAACGATAGATTGGCTTTCTCACTGTGAAGATTGATAGGCTGTCACAGTGCTCTGACTAATTTCGTTCTCAGCAACCTGGCTGTCTGCCTCAGTCCCCAGTCTGACTGCCTGTCATCAGAGTCACAATGATTTTCTCTGTGTCTTGCCTGTCTGGCTGTCTCAGTCCCCAGTTTTCTTGGTGCCCTTATTGTCTGCATGTCTGAGGGTCCTGCCTGACTGTGTGAGTGACCTGTCTGGTTTGGCGCTCTCACTGTCTTCACTGACTTGCTGTCCCAGTGCCATACGAAATGGTTGTCAAAGTAATCTTAACTGTCCAGCCGTCTCAGTGCCTACCGCAGTGTGCAAATCTCAATACCCTGACTTGTTGTCTTGGTGCCTAGACAGGGCATTTCAATGCAATGACTGTCTGGCTGTCTCAGTGTTCTGCCTAATTATTTTTTTGAGTGCTTTGACTGTCTCTGGCTCTTATTTGACTGGCAGCCTCAGTATCCTGACTTCTTGTATGTCTCTGTGCCTTGATTACCGATCTCATTGCcctgaaaaaatgaataaactaCACATACTGGAATCTTAAGTATATGTAAGCAGATGGTGTTAGAAATCATGGGTCACCTAACAGAAATATTCgccatttctgtttccacagatactggctgacttgctgagtatttcaggctTATTCTAAATTcttattctgtttttatctctgcCCCCAACTGATTGTCTGGCTGTTCACTGGCCTGACTGACTGGTTCTTTTCTCCAGAAAACATGAGGGGAcagtaatattaaaaaaatagagACTGTAAAGGTCTTGAAATGGTTTGATAGGGGGAGAAGATAGAGAAAATGGGTGAAATCAAACCAAAAATCATTCATATAAGCTCTTCATAAGTAAGGGGCTGAAAGGTTACTAGTAATGGTTGGGATTGCAGAGTTGgtattacaatcagatcagccatgatcttactgaattgcaGGGCAGGAGCTGAGAAGCCTACTCCTTTTACTTTGTAAGTCAATATGTTATTGACCCCCTTCTGCATGTACAGTGGTCCTACAGTAATGAATTTCTAAGGGCTGCTGAATTCCTGAAGGATTCTCCACAATTCCTTTCAAAGTTCAGAAAATGTCATGTACAGTAGTTGGTGTGGCTCCCAACATTTTTCTCAGATTTGTGCCCAGTGAAGATCACTTCCATTGTCCTTCATGGTAGGACTCTGGGAGGATGTCATTGGCCACTGGTTGTGGAGGATCCTTGTGatgacagacagcagggagacccatCTGTAGTTGCCACCAGCAGACCTTTCACCTTTCTTGAGCTTGGTCATGATTATGACATCTCTGAGGTCTCCAGCATGCTTTCCTCTTCCCTGGCAAAGTAATGAGGTCATCAATTTGCAATGGAAGTGCTTCGCCACTGAGGGGATCTTGTCTGCTCAGAGACCTTGTTTCTCAGCTGTCAGATGGCTTTTCAACATCTTACCAAGGTGCAGTATCACCAAGATTGTAAGAATAGTGCAGTGTGGGTTGACTGCCTCTCTCTCCTTGATAAATTTTCCATCATTCTTGGATCTGCAGTTGAATTCTAAAGTGTTTGGCTCATTGATGTGTCTTCACAGCATATGCATGTTATGCTTATCAGCTAGTTATTGGATTTCCTGAActccttccacacacccacatTGTTCTTCAGATAATGTTTATTGTTGGATTTtggccttcaggttcctgtagaTCTATTGTTTTATCCTTGAGATACAAGTATGAGTCCACTCCTAGAATGCCTTGTGTTTATGGTTCATTAGTTTCTAGATTTTCTGATTGTGCTCATTAAATCAATCTCAGTATTTTCTGGTTGAGGATTTCTCCACAAGTCTAATTATGGTGGATTTTAGAGCACATCAATCACTTTGGACACTCTGCATCTGCTTTTGGTTGgaaggtatataacattatggggggcatagataaagtgcaaggtcacagtctttttctccgggtagggcagtctaaaactagcgggcataggtttacagtgagaggggaaagatttaaaagggacctgaagggtaactttttcacacagagggtgttgagtatatggaatgagctgccagaggaagtgatagaggcaggtacaattacaacatttaaaagacatttacacaggtacatggataggaaaagttttgaggatatgggccaaatgcaggcaaatggaactagctcaggtagacaacttggtcagtagggcttgtttctatgttgtataactctatgactaagtcaACATGTTGTCtgtgaggtgctgtctgagggCAGCTGTTTGTACAGCTTTACTGAATACTTTTATGTTGACTCTGTTGCCATCACAGTTTTGGGGCTAGTTTGATGGAAATGACAGACTGGATTAGGTGGTGGTCATCTGTCATGGTGTGAGTGATACTGACTCTCTTGTAATCTCTCAATTGGATGGTGATGTAATCCAGCAGAAGTCAATGCTAGAATTGATGTATTGCCATGGTGCCTCATACTTGATTCTGTGATGAAACAGGGCTGCATTCCAAGCTTTTTGTCAGGAGGAAGACTCTGTTGGAGTTAGTTTTTTgtattccctccttgccaatccTACTTTGCCAGAAGGTTCTTTTCTCACTCTGGCATTGCAGTTACTATTGGGACCCAGACTAGGAATGCTCAACTTTGGAGCAGCTTTCCTTTGGCATCATTTGTTGCCTTCAGAGTTCAGGTATTTGTGCTGGTGACTGCAGTATGTTGATTCCGATTTGAGTGAGCCAGTGAGTGAAGAGATACTCAGTTATTCCACAGGGGAGTCACTGAGACACCTGAGTCACTCATTGTTAATGGCAAAACTAACTCAATGAATATAGTGTTCTTCCCATGGTTTTTCTTCCTTGCCCTACCCAACTTGTTCTTTGAGATGGGCACATTCTGCCCATTCGCATTGTGCCACTAACTGAGGCATAATGCTAAAGCCTGAGTTCCCAGTGTTCAATAGCAGTGTAACCTGATGTCTGGGTTGTTCACAAGGGTCATGATGTTATCAGTTCTGAACTTCATTTTGAAGAGTGGAAATGACTgtgtgtgatttcttttaatgtgAGAAATCTGTTGCATACCAGCTACCGCATGGTCCAAAGGCAAAGAGGCCCAAGATGATTGGAGATCAGTTTCTTCTCTGGTGATTTAAAATACAGGCATACTGTACATTTGTGGATAGACACTTACACACTCTGAGAAGATGCAAATGCCTCCTGATTGTAACCACACAGAGGGACACAGCAATCATACTCGTGCCCACAATCCTGGTTCCTCAAAATCTCATTTCCCAATATCCTAATCCCAATCCTCTTCCCCCTAATTCTAATTCCAGTTCCCTTAGATTCTTCTCCACTAATGGCCTCCTTTAGCCTTCCTCTTTCCTGCCCCCTTCCCTCTCAGCTCCTATCCCTTTGATCTTTCAACTTCCTtgacacaatttgaacaaaatgttCTTAAAATTTTTAGTTATTTAATAACATACATGAAAAACTTGCACTTTTACACTTTACAGTCAGTGAAGAGCTTTAGAAGTATAGTTACTGGAGAAGGTGTTAGGGAActtgaaaggcctgaaggtggataaatcacctggaccagatggactacacccagagttctgaaagaggtagctgaagagattgtggaggctttAGTACTGATCTTTCAAGAGTCACAGGGGGttccaaaggactggaaaatgaCAAATGTGACACCCCTGTATCAGAAGGGAGGAAGGcaagagacaggaaattataggctggttagcctgacctcagtggttggcaaGATTTTAAcgttcattattaaggatgaaatttcgcaatacttggaagtacatgaaaaataggatgaagtcagcatggttttgttaaggacagatcttgcctgacaaatctgttagaattctttgaggaggtaacaagcaggttagacaaagaaGAGTCGGTAGatgttacttggattttcagtatgcctttgacaaggtgctgcacatgggGCTGCAAACCAAGAGCCCAATTATCAACATGGCTGGATAATTACTTAAAGGTGGCCTCAAGTAAACTGATGTGTGGTGATATAGAAGAGAGAAAACTAAAGTGCAATAAATTCAGTTTAAGATTGTTAATTTTTGCCTCACTTAGCACAATTTGAAAAATTATGATGTAAATTATTTAGAAAAATTAATAAGTTGTTCAACAGCAATGAAGataaaagatttgtcagacaagaagTATGTTTAACTAATCCAAATATCTAAATCTGGTAGTTCAGCAATTACAGTGATCCCTATTCTGATTTTGAACCAGATCACTGGCTGTGACAACTATGTAAACTGGACAATTGCTCTGCAAATGATTGAATAAACTTCAAAGGGTATTAAGCAAGCTCTTTAATAGtaacaaattatttaaatgatggaAGTCAAGCGTAATAACACTGCAGTGACATGCATTCTAAGCTGGTTCAATCCATAATTTGATATCATTCAAAGTTATGCTTTCTGTATTTCACATAAAACACAATTAATCATCATTGAAAGATATTAAGCACTTTTTGAAACAAGTGTTTGAAAATATAATCCATTTATGTATCTAGAAATTTGAATTATCAAAACTTACTGCCCTTTTCCATAACAAAACAGTCAGCTTTAAAATTTGCCAAAATAAGGACCTATGCTTTCAAAGAACACAGTACTCTGATAGTTAAATGTTAGGTAGTTATTAAGGCAAGCACTTATTGTTAATTAATCACAATTTAGCCAGCTTAATATTTTCAAAACACGGATAACTCGTTTGTTCCTGTAGtcatattcatattgtattgGTCCACTTGATAAGTAGAGGTAGCCTAgacaaaaaaatgaagaaaaaacttTGAATCATTACAGCATTTAACTGattaaatataaacataaatcAAGAACATATTTCTGTAAGCATTGAATGTTTCATCCCTCCATTATTTTTCATTACTTACCAGAGTTTTGAAAAGCTGAATCTACTTTGTTTCCTATTCCAGGAAAGTCATCATTTATTCTTCTTGGGTATCCTCTTTCCATTTGTTTTCTCCTCAGATCATAACTAAACATGAGAACAAATGTAACTATTTCAGGTGGATATTGAAGTCAAGGTATCTTGTAAGCATACAGTATATCTATGTACCTTGTAAATCAGTACTATATATATAATTGTTGAGAGGAAGCATTGCTGAATAGTACTAGTACATACCTCCAGTATTTTCCTCTCACGAAGAATaatactttttttctctccttgatATATACAGCAGCATCTATGTGTTTAACAGATCTTGGAAACCCAAAAAATCTGATACTCTGAGGATACCTTTCCAAAGTCCTGAATCCCCTAATTAACCAGTACTGTGATCCTGTGGAATTATAACAGTGATTTAGTGAAATCATGGGATATAACtacaattttcaaaaattaatagATTTTGCTGTTTTCCATTCCATACTTTGTATTATTTATCAGAAGACTCAGGGGAAGTAAATTTCATTTCATTGGTTTAAATAGAAAATTCTAATGCTTTGTCCATAATTTGAATTGATCACAGAAATGCCTTATAATATGATTTTTAATTTTatgatatcaagggatatgggtttagtggaggaaagtggcattgagattGAAGATTAGCCATGGTttaaatgaatggcagagctgtacatgaccaaatggcctacttttcCTTGGATTTCTTAAATTATGATATTCTAATGTCATTAGTGGACTCTGTGTGGATTTTCCCaaactcctccccttcccttctccaaaGGCACAGGAACCCCATACACTGTTCAAGCCATTGAGTACTCCAATATACAAAGTGACAGGAAAGCTTTACATCCAGATGCCTGGTTAGATGCCAAAGAGGGAGCTTTTAGGTGCTATATATATAGCTTCCCTTTATAATGAATAAGATAATAAAAACTCAAGAACCTTTGAAGAAAATAGCCAAATCTCTGTCCTTTAATTCAACTGCAGCATCAACAGACTGAATGTTGGGAAAAATATTCTTGATTGGAATTGAAGTCACATTTGTGCGCCAAGGGTGTTTTCGCCAAACGATTCTAAACAAGAGAAGTTCACGTTAATTATTAGGTGATATTCTTATTCCACAATAAAGAGTAATGCTATATACAGTATTTCTTATCATCCAGGAAAGTAAAGTAATTTCATCCAAGTTTTGAATAAAAAGGTAGCagtgtactttttttttctcttttcatacCTTTCCTTAAGATGTAGAAGGAAgctgttcagcccactgagtcaatgccaactctctgagcaatcccattagtcccattcttcCACTTTTTCTCCCCAAACCTATTTGCTTATGCAAGTCCATTAACACCCCCTGAGTTTCCCACCCGACACCTActctaggagcaatttatagtagccaattaacctatcaagctGCATATTTttgagaagaaactggaacatctggttgaaacccacacagtcacaggaaaaacacgcaaactccacagtGACTGTACCTGAAGTCACTGGATCATTGGAGTTATGGGACAGATGCAGCATTTGTAGTGCCATTGCATTACCCTTTTTGTACCAATGTATTTATTAGTCTTCCATGGAGTTTGATGATATCAGCTTTatagaaaaaaactgaaatatgCATTATGCTTTGTATGATGCAAATCATTGTTGTTTTTCTTTACACTTTTTACTGTTGCTGTCTTTGAAAATCAAACTCAAAGTTTGCAATAAAAAGGGTTGTTTAGATTTCATAAATACATTCTGCTTTCCTCAAGTCTCATTACAGCAATCTGCTGAGAGCCTGCCACTAGAATTAGACTTCACGATTAACAAAAGGTATCCATTATTGATTGCCAGCAGTCTGAGGTTAATATGACTCAGCTGGGGTTAGAAATGCAGTATGAAACACTACAGGATCCTTTTCTTCGCATTCGGCAACAAAATATATCAATATATACTAATCCACTGTGCTGACAGGATTGCTAATTGCCTTAATATTTAAGTGAATGAAAATATCTACAGTGAAATAAGTAGCATAAAACAGAACCAAGAATGTAGTTCATACCCATCCTTAAAGAACCAGACTTCACCACGTAGACTGGTAATGGCATCAAATGACAGTTGGGGATTACACCTGTCCCAGGCTTTAGTCGGTTTTGGTGGTTTTGGCTGTGGTTTTGTTTGTCTAGAATCTTCAGGAGGTCCTAAAATGCAGAAGTATTGTTACCGTTTAAGTGGTTGCTAAATCAGCAGTACTGATTTTAAATTGAACGAATTCATCTTAATGGTTAAAGCAACTGGATAATGCTAAACTCTCCAGTGGATTGTCACAAGGAAACATTGGGGCAAATTTTAAAGGATGTGGGGAAAGTGCAAGAGGATGGGACTTTGCGGCAGCTATGCAAAAGCCAGCACCGCACAATGGACCGAATGGATTCCAGTTGGTGTAAAATTCAATGAATGAGCTGTATTCTGCAAGGCTGTACAAAGATCTTTTACTTGCAGCACAAGTTATGTCGATCTCAATAAATGGTTCCCAAATGGTGGTGTACATTGGCACATTAAGAAAGAAATGTATGTGTTGCTCAGATTGAATCGCAGACGGTGAGTGAGGAAAGAACATGACCTATGAAGGGCGAGTTGATGAGAAATGTGCTTACAGATACCGAGGCTCCATTTTACATGGTTCGTTCAGACTTCTGAACAACTTTCGGATTTTGTATCTGGGGCTCGCCATATCTTAAGAACTGTAATGACATTTTAATAATCTGACTGATGGTAAGGCAAAGTTACCATTTTATCAGGACAGGGACATATATCCAGAGCAAATGGACCGCGGCTACGCCAAATTATCAAATGATTGGAAGATGCAGGTTGTCTAAGCGTTGGGAAAGGGGAAGgctattttaatgcaattttctGCGGTTGAAGCACGCATGTCTTGTTTCACGGCATGTTAAGGTGCTGATAATAAAACTACCCGATTCTTTGAGAAGTCATTTTTTTCCAATCTGCTTTCAATCTGTATCTATAATTTTGCATTCCTGAAGATTTTATTGGTGCTTTTTCCCAATAAGCGAAGCACAGAAACCTTTCGATAAACATGAACAGCAAACTGTTTATATGCTCAATATACCATATAAAGCCTGGATTCCTCTAACATCGTCGGCTGAGAGGCGAAACCCGTTGGTATTGACATACGAATAGGTGGGGAACATTAGAGCAGATCTGTCCTTTGAGTGACCCAGTCCCAGTGCATGTCCAAATTCATGAGCCGCAACCAGGAACAAGTTGATTCCTGGAAAGACGAGTAGTAATACAAATGATTTAAACGTTTAACATCTCACGTGAATTGAAATTCTAAGATGACCTTATAAGGTACCATGACCTTCATTcgtttattttcttatttaatgAAATATTGGAACATGTATATTTTTACAGTTAGTTACATCTTATTTAGCGTTTGCAACCTCCTTACCATCTCTGGACAATGTCCACCTTTCATCCTGATCAAAGTGAGTATCGCCACCGATGTCCGATCCAGGAGGAAACGCGTGAGCCAAAATCCCACCCCGTCCATCGAACGGATTAAAGTCCCCATGATCTTGGAATAGAGAACATAGGAGCGGTAAATGGTATATACATAGTAACTTATCCACCATGGCGAAAAGCCCCTAAAATTGTTGAATCGCGGAACTCACTGGCTCGCGCAAACAATATCATGATATCAGCTTCTCCAACGGCCTGTCTAAAAAAGGTCAGCGGAGTAACATCGCTCCAGACTTTAAAGGCCAGGGCAATGGCGGTGTCTGTCTCTTGTCTCTTTAGGTTTGGTGTGTAGTTCACAATTCTGTCAGGCAAGAAGGGAGAGGCCAGATGAGTTTGGTTGGATTCCTCTATAGAAAGGACAATATTCCCACCGCCCCTGCCAGCACATGTACCTGTAGGTAATTCTATTGTGTGACCACCGGGGTCGTCCGGGAAACAAAGTGAACTGCTCCGCGTCTGGTACCCCACAGCGGTCCTTCTTCATCACTTCCAGAGTTTCGCGGTTCAAGTTCCCAGTCACTTGCAGACCAAAGAATTCTTGCATTTCCCTAATCTTCTTCTTCATCCCGGTGTCGGTTTTTCTCCATTTTGACTCGGTCATGTTGTAAAATCGTTTGAGGTATTTCTAGATGGAAGAAGGAAACAAAACTTACATCAGGTATAAATGTTGTTACCTGAACGTTAGTTTAACGCTCGGAGGGAATTACATTAGTTGTTTCGTGGTTTTATATTCTGTTTGATGATCGATTTTATACACTGTACATAAATATTGGTTTTGTATATATCTCTGCATATACCCGGCATTGATTCCAGTCGTTTTCGCTAAATTGTTCGGTTTCAGAGTTGAGGGGTACAGTTAAACTAAGTCCAAGATTAACTAATACAAAAAGAACGGGgatcttgaagcacttcatcttCAGGGTCTTGGAATGACCTGAGTCTTTTTGTCCTGGCTGAGTTTTATAGGGCTGATCGAGTGTCTTACACTACTGTACAGTGCCCAATATACAGGATATGAGCAATATTTTTTATTCCATGTGGTTTTGTCGCTGACATCTCCGTTATCTTGCAGCCGGAGGCGTTGTGAACTTGCACGTTATTTTTGATGTCGAAATAGTGTAATTTTAAAGCATGTGGTGTATGATGAATAACAGAGATAGAAGGAGGCTTTATTCTCAGCATTATATTTAGTGATAGGACAGAGTTAGTCATTTTAGACATTGTATTTCAGAGTGTTAGCAATTTAATAAAGTTATCAGATAAATGTTATGTTTTTCAATCAAAATTAGAAATATGTTGGAGAACAAGTACtatttttaatttggaattcaTTCTTTTGGATACCATGTTAGACCAAAAGactttattttgtcattttgtaTTTGAGAAGTAACAGTGCCCTTAAGCCTTTCATTCAAAATAATACTTCTAAGAAACCAGAGAGCCAATAAAAAGTTATTAGAATTTTGTTGGTTTCAAAATTGCCTCAACTAAGAAGAGTTCTGAAAGGAACTTGTTGCCAGGTAGCTGTAGTTACACATCAGCAGAAATTAGAACTGCCCCAATGGAAATtgataaaatgcaggaaaattcAGGCACAGACATTTTTCCATCCATTTCAATACTCAGGGAAAGACGATGCAAACTATACGTCTGGATGCAAAGGTGAATCAAACAAAACTCTGaagtgaaacaaaagcaaaatactgctaatgcaagaaatttgaaataaaagccaaaaatcCTCGGCAGGAcagacagcagctgtgaagagagaaaccctTCAGATTTTCAGGCCAATGGCCTATCATTGGAACTGCAAAACATTAGATATTTTATAGATTTTAGCCAATGACAGAGCtacagaagtggggggggggggggtggtgggactgGGAAGAGCAAAGTAGAAAGTTTGTAATACGCAAGGCAAGGGATAAATGACAAATAGATTATAGGGGAAGGCAAAAGGAGGTGGTGCATGTGGCAGAGGACACTGCAAACATCTCAAAGACTTCTGATGGGCCAGTTTCCAACAGCATGGAAGACTTCTAATAATCACTATCATGAGGGACAAGGAAAtgggaaaaaatgggattaaaggtcACCAGGTTCtgatggcctgcacccaaggATTTTGAAGGAAGCAACTGTAGAGATAGTAGAGCCATGGGCTGAATATCAAActttcaaaactcactgagttccatAAAGGTACCAGTAGatcagaaaactgcaaatgtgacttcattgttcaagaaggaaggAAGACAAAAAAACGGCTAAGTATAGGCTTAATGTCTGTTGATGGTAAGATGATGGACTTTATAatcatttagagaagcttaatcAGTCAAaccaagtcaatgtggttttatgaaggggaaatcatgtgtgacaaattctttgaggatgtaacaagcagagtcaatTGAGGGGGACCCGTAGATGTAGTGCTTTAAGGacttcagaagacatttgacaaggtgccacataaaggtttggtgcacaagataagagcaCATGGTAATAAGGGAACTGTAAGCAAGGATTGAAAATGGGTTATCATGCAGaagacagagttggaataaacaaGTCTTCctcaggctggaaggatgcaaCCAGAGGAgtaccccaaggatcagttcttggtcctcaattatttatgattGAAATGAAATGTCTTGAAGGGGGAATCAGAGTGCAAGGTATCTAagcttgccaatgacacaaaaataggtaggAGTACATGTTGTGATGTGTCTAGTTGGATTCTGCAATAAGGGATAGATGGGTTGAGTGAACCAgtgaaaatggagtttaatgtggaaaagtgtgaggtgatgactGATAAGAGGATTCAAAAGGTGGACTATTATGGAAACAGAGAAAAATTGTAGATAAGCAAAGTGCAGAGAGATTTAGATGTTCTTGTGCACGAAATGCAAAATGTTTGTGGGCAGGAGcagcaagtggttaagaaggcatatgacatgttggcctttattgcaagagggttggaattTAGACATAGGAAAAtagtgttacaattgtacagggactggggaggccacacctggagcactgtaaAGGTTTGGTTGCCTGATTTAAATGAAGGATATACTTGAATTGAAAGCAGGCCAAAAAAGATTCACCAAACTAATTCTTGGTACATGAGGGTTGTCTGACCACCaagtaaagaagttggatctagattctttggaatttagaataaTGAGGGATGATcgcattgaaacatttaagatccttaGGAGACACGACAGGGTAGGAGTTGAGAtctttccactagtgggagaatctcagatgAGGGGACATATTTACGTGATTAGGTCTGGTCATTCAAACTGAGTGGCATAGGAAGTTtttcttgcagatggtggtgaatcactggaattctctaccccagggagTCATGGAAACCAGATCATTTGGGGTACTCAAGGAGAAGGTTACATTCTTGAAAGATCAGAAATCAAGGCCTatgaagaactggcacagaatgGGATATAAGGCCCACAAATGAGAGCCCTGTCAACCATGTGAAGATGTAATAGGATGGAAATGCATGGCTGAAGGAAAGGGAGAGGTATTGGATGCCTTTTCTGTAGTATTGTCAGAACAGATATGATAGAGCAGGGGGAGTCTGGGAAAATGGAATACAAGGTATTTGTCAGCGCAGTTAGGTTAAAGGGAATGGTGTTTTACAGGCAATGGGGaccaaaaagaaaaggaagaagaagGAAAAGTTGGAGATGGATCACATGGAGATAAAATAAGGCATGGAGATTACATGTAAAGTTGATCAAATTTCCAATTTGAGGATGAGACCAGGAAACATCACAGATACTAGTATtgataatttggaaaaaaaatggtgGAGGGTCTGGAGTAGATCAGGATCCAAGGATATTCAACAAGTATTCCATGACAATACAGGCTTAGTTTGGAGCTATTATATTTTTAAAGGGGTGGCAGTAGGAGAGGGAAGGCTTTAAAATCAATGTCAGTGTGAATCTTTGATACACTATTGCTTGAACTGCAGACATAACAATGGTATTGGTAATCTTTTTTAGAAGGACTTGTCCTGCAAAGAAAAGGAGAATGTGACATATAAGCACATGCGGATGAAGGTAGGGACATGCAGTATTTCATGCACACGTGCATAATTTCTCCCAAGGAAAAATATTTCGGTTTGAAGTTAACCTAACCTAATCTAAAAGTGCAATGTGAAGCTGCTCTTTTTGAAATGAAGTAGATTTCATTTGTTCGGGATTGTCTTTATATTTGGGATAGGTCTGCATGTATTAGATTTCTTTGCtgcattcataattttaatttgctttatttgAGTTGATTTGAAGCCTGCTCCTGTATGCAATTACAAATTGCAACATAATTGTTCTGGCTGCTCTGCAGATCATTATTGTGATTCTGACAAAATAATGAACATTTCATGTATAACATTTTTCCGGTCAGGTTTTGTATGAGAATCCTGTtatcttgatttaaaaaaaatagaatttgagCAAAACATATGAGGAGAAAATGTAGGAAACCTACACTGAAACACCTCAGTAGAGTTGTTTTTGAACCAGCAGATTAAACAGAAATGTTGGCATTGTGATGGAACTAATTGCTGTATCGTTGTGGGAAGGATCCCACACAA
The sequence above is drawn from the Pristis pectinata isolate sPriPec2 chromosome 11, sPriPec2.1.pri, whole genome shotgun sequence genome and encodes:
- the LOC127576004 gene encoding collagenase 3-like isoform X1, which encodes MKCFKIPVLFVLVNLGLSLTVPLNSETEQFSENDWNQCRKYLKRFYNMTESKWRKTDTGMKKKIREMQEFFGLQVTGNLNRETLEVMKKDRCGVPDAEQFTLFPGRPRWSHNRITYRIVNYTPNLKRQETDTAIALAFKVWSDVTPLTFFRQAVGEADIMILFARANHGDFNPFDGRGGILAHAFPPGSDIGGDTHFDQDERWTLSRDGINLFLVAAHEFGHALGLGHSKDRSALMFPTYSYVNTNGFRLSADDVRGIQALYGPPEDSRQTKPQPKPPKPTKAWDRCNPQLSFDAITSLRGEVWFFKDGIVWRKHPWRTNVTSIPIKNIFPNIQSVDAAVELKDRDLAIFFKGSQYWLIRGFRTLERYPQSIRFFGFPRSVKHIDAAVYIKERKKVLFFVRGKYWSYDLRRKQMERGYPRRINDDFPGIGNKVDSAFQNSGYLYLSSGPIQYEYDYRNKRVIRVLKILSWLNCD
- the LOC127576004 gene encoding collagenase 3-like isoform X2, with the translated sequence MTESKWRKTDTGMKKKIREMQEFFGLQVTGNLNRETLEVMKKDRCGVPDAEQFTLFPGRPRWSHNRITYRIVNYTPNLKRQETDTAIALAFKVWSDVTPLTFFRQAVGEADIMILFARANHGDFNPFDGRGGILAHAFPPGSDIGGDTHFDQDERWTLSRDGINLFLVAAHEFGHALGLGHSKDRSALMFPTYSYVNTNGFRLSADDVRGIQALYGPPEDSRQTKPQPKPPKPTKAWDRCNPQLSFDAITSLRGEVWFFKDGIVWRKHPWRTNVTSIPIKNIFPNIQSVDAAVELKDRDLAIFFKGSQYWLIRGFRTLERYPQSIRFFGFPRSVKHIDAAVYIKERKKVLFFVRGKYWSYDLRRKQMERGYPRRINDDFPGIGNKVDSAFQNSGYLYLSSGPIQYEYDYRNKRVIRVLKILSWLNCD